The Candidatus Methylomirabilota bacterium genomic interval CTGGCTCTTGCCGCAGAACGAGCACTTCAGCGTGCCGTTGCCCTCGCGTCGTCCCGCCATCTCTGGTCTGTCCTGGCTCGGAGCCCTATTTCTGGACCTGCGCCGCCAGCGCGGCCTGCTCACTCACCGCGCGGGTCGTGGGCTTCGACGAGATAACGTCGTCAACGATTCTATATTCCCGGGCCTGCTCCGCGGTCATGAAAAAGTCCCGGTCCGTGTCCCGTTGGATCCGCTCCTGGGGCTGACCGGTGTGCAGGGCCAGGATGCGGTTGAGCTCCTCGCGCATGCGGAGGATCTCACGCGCCTGGATGTCGATGTCGGTGGCCTGCCCCTGCACGCCACCCAGCGGCTGATGGATCATGATCCGCGCGTGCGGCAGCGCGAACCGCTTGCCCTTGGCGCCGGCCGCCAGCAGGAGCGCGCCCATGGAGGCCGCCTGCCCCATGCAGATGGTGGAGATCCCGGGCTTGACGTACTGCATCGTGTCGTAGATCGCCATGCCCGCGGTCACCGAGCCCCCGGGGGAATTGATGTAGAGATAGATGTCCTTGTCCGGGTCCTCGGCCTCGAGAAAGAGCATCTGGGCGATCACCAGGTTGGCGAGCTCGTCTTCGATGAACGTGGGCAGGAAGATGATCCGCTCCTTGAGCAGCCGCGAGAAGATGTCGAAGGCGCGCTCGCCACGTGGCGTCTGCTCGATCACCATCGGAACCAGAGCCATGACCCTCTCCTTTTTGCTCGCCCTCGGGACGCTCGGACCGCCCCCCGGCGCGGTCGGCGGGGTGCGCCGGTGCGGACTATTCATGGATTTTCGCCTCGCTGATCAGGAAGTCGAGTGTCATGCGCTCGCGCAGGCCATGCCCCAGCCCCTCCAGGTCTCCGCTCTTCTCCATCATACGCCGGATCGCCGGCGTCGGGCGCTGGCTGGCGCGGGCGATCTTCTCCACCTCGGCCTCGAGGTCCGCCGGGGAGGGGGTGATTCCCTCGCGCTCGGCGACGGCCTCCAGGAGCAGCGCGCGGCGGACGGCCCGCTCGGCGCCGGGGCGCAGCTCGGCCAACAGCTTGGCGTAGTCCCACTTGATGCCGTCGGGATCCACTCCCTGCCGCCGCAGGCGCTCACGCGCGTGCTCGACCTGATGGCCGACCTGGCGCATGATCAGCGAGTCCGGCACCGCGAACTCGTGGCGGGCCAGGAGCGCCTCGACGATCTTGTCCTCCAGCGCGTGGCGGCCCTCGCTGGCCCGGCGCGCCTCCAGCTGCCTGAGGACCTCGGCCCGCAGGGCCTCGAGCGTTTCGAACTCGCCCAGTGACTTCGCCAGATCGTCGTTCAACTCGGGCAGCACCTTCTCCTTCACCTCGACGATCTTCACGGTGGCGGTGCCGGACTTGCCGCGCAGCTCCTCCCGCCGGTGATCGTCGGAGAACCGGAAGTTGACCGTGCGCTCGTCCCC includes:
- the tig gene encoding trigger factor; the encoded protein is MKVAVEAMEGCKRRLAVEAPVDLVQKEWERAYGRVQKQARLPGFRKGHVPRSLVKVHFSDDVRREVAQHLIPDVYRRALSEARLEPVDEPDLQNVRLEEGAPLSFVAVVEVKPAITLGEYRGLELQHAPRPVTTAEVEETIGRMREQQAQFRSVSRAAGPGDLVIMDYTLAIEGQEPSSQAGYAFQVGDGSVLPEVDQAVVGMGVGDERTVNFRFSDDHRREELRGKSGTATVKIVEVKEKVLPELNDDLAKSLGEFETLEALRAEVLRQLEARRASEGRHALEDKIVEALLARHEFAVPDSLIMRQVGHQVEHARERLRRQGVDPDGIKWDYAKLLAELRPGAERAVRRALLLEAVAEREGITPSPADLEAEVEKIARASQRPTPAIRRMMEKSGDLEGLGHGLRERMTLDFLISEAKIHE